In Salisediminibacterium beveridgei, one DNA window encodes the following:
- a CDS encoding Y-family DNA polymerase, which produces MLYDLFPVRTTLCIDMKSFYASIAARQLGLDPLKACIAVVGAEDFDGSIVLAASPEMKRRFRIKTGNRRFDIPHHPAIHIVNAEMLTYLQVSVSITETLQDYFAPDDLFVYSVDEVFAAFDPVSHMWASAEEAGRHLQQLILRTTGVPSVIGIGDNMLLSKLCLDLAAKKTSSGIDRWTYADVPSVLWPHPVGSMWGIGSRSQKRLNKMGIRTVGELAKAGEAKLIREFGQAMGSQLYWHAQGVDLTELKRHPPVKDASISNGQILMRDYSYDEIKVILLEMTEEVTRRCRKAGVAGNTVGLMIGYSYDTGGGFSRTRSLSACTNVSRTVYQVLISLLDDHMSTGLSIRRVSVSLSDFQPDHYAQLNLFEPERDNEKEREIGHVMDEIRDMYGPNAILRASSYTDAGTARHRNLLIGGHRRK; this is translated from the coding sequence ATGTTATATGATTTATTCCCTGTGCGCACAACCCTCTGTATTGATATGAAGTCCTTTTATGCATCCATTGCAGCCAGACAGTTGGGCCTAGATCCGTTAAAGGCCTGTATTGCTGTAGTAGGTGCAGAAGATTTTGATGGCAGTATCGTTCTCGCAGCATCTCCCGAAATGAAGCGCCGGTTCCGTATTAAAACCGGCAACAGGCGCTTTGATATCCCCCATCATCCGGCTATTCACATCGTCAATGCTGAAATGCTCACCTATCTTCAAGTCTCAGTGAGTATCACAGAAACCCTTCAGGACTATTTTGCTCCTGACGATCTCTTTGTGTACAGCGTGGACGAGGTGTTTGCTGCATTTGATCCGGTTTCTCATATGTGGGCTTCGGCGGAAGAAGCTGGCCGACATCTCCAGCAGCTCATTCTCCGAACGACAGGCGTTCCTTCGGTCATCGGGATTGGGGATAATATGCTGTTGAGTAAATTATGCCTGGACCTTGCGGCGAAAAAAACATCCTCAGGGATTGACCGTTGGACGTATGCCGATGTCCCGTCCGTTCTTTGGCCTCATCCTGTCGGATCCATGTGGGGCATCGGTTCAAGAAGCCAAAAGCGATTGAATAAAATGGGTATTCGTACAGTAGGAGAATTAGCCAAAGCCGGGGAAGCGAAACTGATCAGGGAGTTCGGTCAAGCAATGGGATCCCAGCTCTACTGGCATGCCCAAGGTGTTGATCTGACCGAATTGAAGCGTCATCCACCTGTGAAAGATGCGAGCATCTCCAACGGTCAAATTCTGATGCGTGACTATAGTTATGACGAAATCAAGGTGATTCTCCTTGAGATGACAGAAGAAGTCACCCGGCGCTGCCGAAAAGCAGGCGTTGCAGGCAATACGGTCGGTCTGATGATCGGCTACAGCTACGATACAGGCGGAGGTTTCAGCCGTACTCGTTCCCTGAGCGCATGTACAAATGTCAGTCGAACGGTTTACCAGGTTCTCATTTCTCTTTTGGATGATCATATGAGCACCGGTCTATCCATACGGCGAGTCAGTGTATCTTTGAGTGACTTCCAACCTGACCACTATGCACAACTGAATCTTTTCGAACCAGAGCGCGATAACGAAAAGGAACGTGAAATCGGACATGTCATGGATGAAATTCGTGACATGTATGGTCCGAACGCAATTCTCAGAGCTTCTTCCTACACCGATGCAGGTACAGCCAGACATCGTAACCTCCTCATCGGAGGCCACCGTCGTAAGTAG
- a CDS encoding BCCT family transporter, producing the protein MGKRSKILTTFQASAKTPVFIIALSFSILFVILGFSLPNFETYVDNTFAWVVEYLGWTFILGSSAFVIVVIFLIISPVGEIRLGGDREKPEYSTMAWFSMLFSAGMGIGLLFWGVSEPINHYEWPPMGEAGTEEALHMAMQYSFFHWGIHPWAIYAIVAGSLAYFTYRKGLPMLLSSTLEPIIGADRINGKTGNTVNIIAAISTLFGISTSLGFGVMQISAGMELTFGIPDSELLWVAIVVVVTLMAILSTTSGIHRGIKWLSQINLSVAGLLLLFVLVLGPTLFILNLFTHSSGAYFGNLLSMSFGMDAAGEHTEGWYDAWTIFYWAWWISWAPFVGTFIARVSRGRTIRSFAAGVMLVPMLLSMVWFSVFGGAALYNEHFTGGTILSDVLENEALGFFSMLQTFPFSGLLVVVAMLSLTAFFVTSSDSGTYVIGMLTSQGNPNPPLLLRITWGTIEGAFAAVLLLAGGLQALQTSAVVGGFPFMVIMFFMVFSLLKALFQEYNQQSLPSERTRVFAALEDLERERKIEGDVFHDEPLSDEELEDIEQKELEELEREYRE; encoded by the coding sequence ATGGGTAAGAGATCGAAAATATTAACAACGTTCCAAGCATCTGCAAAAACACCCGTATTTATCATTGCATTAAGTTTTTCAATACTTTTTGTCATTTTAGGCTTTAGTTTGCCTAACTTTGAAACCTATGTCGACAACACTTTTGCATGGGTTGTCGAATACCTAGGGTGGACATTTATTCTCGGAAGCAGTGCATTTGTCATTGTGGTGATCTTCCTCATCATTAGTCCCGTCGGGGAAATACGGCTTGGTGGTGACAGGGAAAAACCAGAATATTCTACTATGGCCTGGTTTTCCATGCTGTTCAGTGCCGGTATGGGGATAGGGCTGTTATTCTGGGGTGTATCGGAACCGATCAATCACTATGAGTGGCCACCGATGGGCGAAGCAGGCACAGAAGAAGCGTTACATATGGCTATGCAGTATTCATTCTTTCATTGGGGAATTCACCCTTGGGCCATTTATGCGATTGTAGCCGGCTCCCTTGCCTATTTTACGTATCGTAAAGGACTGCCGATGCTGCTCAGTTCAACACTCGAACCGATAATTGGTGCAGATCGGATCAATGGAAAAACAGGCAATACTGTCAATATCATTGCTGCTATCTCCACGCTGTTTGGAATCTCCACGTCCTTAGGATTTGGTGTGATGCAGATCAGTGCAGGGATGGAACTCACATTTGGTATACCAGACAGTGAACTCTTATGGGTAGCGATCGTCGTTGTGGTTACGTTAATGGCTATTCTCTCGACAACATCCGGTATTCACAGAGGGATTAAGTGGTTAAGTCAAATCAACCTCTCTGTTGCAGGGCTGTTATTACTATTTGTTCTGGTTCTCGGTCCGACTTTATTCATTCTGAATTTGTTCACCCATTCATCAGGCGCATATTTCGGAAATCTTCTTTCCATGTCCTTCGGTATGGATGCCGCAGGAGAGCATACAGAAGGCTGGTATGATGCATGGACGATTTTCTACTGGGCATGGTGGATTTCATGGGCACCATTTGTTGGTACCTTTATCGCACGTGTATCACGCGGTCGTACCATTCGAAGTTTTGCCGCTGGTGTCATGCTTGTTCCTATGTTGCTAAGTATGGTCTGGTTCAGCGTATTCGGTGGCGCGGCTCTGTATAACGAACATTTCACTGGCGGAACGATCCTTTCAGATGTATTGGAAAACGAAGCCCTCGGGTTCTTTTCCATGCTTCAGACATTCCCATTTTCCGGACTTCTAGTTGTTGTAGCAATGCTATCTCTGACAGCATTCTTTGTAACCTCCTCCGACTCCGGAACTTATGTCATCGGGATGCTGACATCGCAAGGTAACCCGAATCCTCCATTATTGCTCCGGATTACATGGGGTACCATTGAAGGTGCATTCGCAGCCGTTCTTCTGCTTGCAGGTGGACTACAGGCACTGCAGACATCTGCCGTCGTTGGCGGTTTCCCGTTCATGGTTATTATGTTCTTTATGGTGTTTTCTTTACTCAAAGCATTATTTCAGGAATACAACCAGCAGTCACTTCCATCCGAACGTACACGTGTCTTCGCTGCGCTTGAAGACCTCGAACGTGAACGGAAGATTGAAGGCGACGTCTTCCATGATGAACCATTGAGTGATGAAGAACTTGAAGATATTGAACAGAAAGAACTTGAAGAACTTGAAAGAGAATACCGCGAGTAA
- a CDS encoding diacylglycerol/lipid kinase family protein produces MYNKGLLIYNEHAGNQDKYNQIGEAVKAITPYVRALTIQKSEAPGDIEQIAAEKGVEMDIVFVMGGDGTLHEAINGIAPLKERPVIGILPAGTSNDFARSIGVPIHVKNAALLAGQGKETAVDLGQINERYFINFAGVGLVTQVSENIDENLKQTTGPFSYMYSALKTVQETSQPFRYKIIDDENQQHAGTAVMIAVLNGKSIGTTEIPFANEMPDQGSMKLVIVREAGLHLFREWLQFKVKPESPQEEPSIEVYDTASFTLTTEDKMDVDTDGETYQESHFVFQALPAYIRFLIPLE; encoded by the coding sequence ATGTATAACAAAGGATTGCTCATCTATAATGAACACGCAGGAAACCAGGATAAATATAATCAGATCGGTGAGGCAGTGAAGGCGATTACGCCCTATGTAAGAGCATTGACGATCCAAAAGTCTGAAGCCCCGGGAGATATTGAACAAATAGCCGCTGAAAAAGGAGTGGAAATGGATATCGTTTTTGTCATGGGCGGTGACGGAACACTTCACGAAGCAATCAATGGGATCGCACCGTTGAAAGAGCGACCGGTAATTGGTATTTTACCTGCTGGTACGTCTAATGATTTTGCCCGTAGTATCGGTGTGCCCATCCATGTTAAAAATGCGGCTTTACTCGCAGGACAAGGAAAAGAAACGGCGGTTGACCTGGGGCAAATCAATGAACGCTATTTTATAAATTTCGCTGGCGTAGGCTTGGTGACTCAGGTTTCTGAAAATATAGATGAGAATTTAAAACAAACAACTGGTCCATTCAGTTACATGTACAGTGCACTTAAAACGGTGCAAGAAACGAGTCAGCCATTTCGTTATAAAATAATCGACGACGAAAACCAGCAACATGCTGGAACCGCAGTGATGATTGCTGTACTAAATGGAAAATCAATCGGGACAACAGAAATTCCCTTTGCAAACGAAATGCCTGATCAAGGAAGTATGAAACTTGTCATAGTGAGGGAGGCTGGACTGCACCTGTTTCGCGAATGGTTACAATTCAAAGTGAAGCCGGAAAGTCCTCAGGAAGAGCCGTCTATAGAAGTTTACGACACAGCGTCATTCACTTTGACAACCGAAGATAAGATGGATGTGGATACAGACGGGGAAACATACCAGGAATCGCATTTTGTATTTCAGGCGTTACCTGCCTATATTCGTTTTTTAATCCCCTTGGAATGA
- a CDS encoding IS1182 family transposase, producing the protein MFLDYNMNQLVLPMDLSLQLQKNDVAFAVNDLVESIPEEAFEAFYKSQGRPSYHPKMMMKVILCAYTQSTFSGRKIEALLQDSIRMMWLAQGHAPTYRTINRFRVHPDVEELLRQCFVQFRSRLVQEEAIDNEAIFIDGTKIEANANKFTFVWKKSVQRYHHDIVTKSNAIYDELIEQEIIPAIELEDQEALTDDELNKVHEELDQTVQDYDKQIEENDDAKERKRLRSERKKPKEKRKKFQDFIERKARYEKDLAILGDRNSYSKTDHDATFMRMKDDYMKNGQLKAGYNLQIATEGQYTLAYDIYPNPTDTRTLIPFLDTIERRYFSLPDYIVGDAGYGSEQNYEDIFLNRLSSTPLITYSMYRKEKKRSFKTDRYHVMNWNYNQDQDYFLCPNGKKVTFRYVSKRTDRAGFERTFKVYESEDCTGCPLRASCTKAKEGKNRKVYYNEKWELQKEHIRQLLSEEETGAIYGRRKVDVEPVFGFLKANLHFTRMSVRGKDKVKKEMGFALMAVNLRKYTALYCFLYLYQQTKRFRLSIYDNRKRILIIQGFLSQPLLLYFQ; encoded by the coding sequence ATGTTTCTCGATTATAACATGAATCAGCTCGTTTTGCCGATGGATTTATCGCTTCAATTACAAAAAAATGATGTCGCTTTTGCAGTGAATGACTTGGTTGAATCGATACCTGAAGAAGCTTTTGAAGCTTTTTATAAAAGTCAGGGTCGCCCTTCTTATCATCCGAAAATGATGATGAAGGTGATTCTCTGTGCGTATACTCAATCGACTTTTTCTGGACGGAAAATTGAAGCCTTATTGCAGGACAGTATTCGAATGATGTGGCTGGCACAAGGACACGCGCCGACCTACCGGACGATCAATCGATTCAGAGTACATCCCGACGTTGAAGAGCTCTTACGTCAGTGTTTTGTGCAATTCAGAAGCCGACTGGTTCAGGAAGAAGCAATTGATAACGAAGCAATTTTTATTGATGGTACAAAGATCGAAGCCAACGCGAATAAATTCACGTTCGTATGGAAAAAATCCGTGCAACGGTATCATCATGATATCGTTACGAAATCAAATGCGATCTATGATGAACTGATTGAACAGGAAATCATTCCTGCGATTGAACTGGAAGATCAGGAAGCCTTAACGGATGATGAGCTGAATAAAGTTCATGAAGAGTTGGACCAGACCGTTCAGGATTACGACAAGCAAATCGAAGAGAATGATGATGCGAAGGAAAGAAAAAGACTGAGATCAGAGCGGAAAAAGCCGAAAGAAAAGCGTAAAAAATTTCAGGATTTCATCGAACGTAAAGCACGTTATGAGAAGGATCTCGCGATCCTGGGTGATCGTAACAGTTACTCGAAAACCGATCATGATGCCACGTTTATGAGAATGAAAGATGACTATATGAAAAATGGCCAACTGAAAGCCGGTTACAATCTCCAGATTGCAACGGAAGGACAATATACGCTCGCTTATGACATCTATCCAAATCCGACTGACACACGAACCCTGATTCCATTTCTGGATACCATCGAGAGACGGTACTTTTCACTGCCTGACTATATTGTTGGGGACGCCGGATACGGAAGCGAACAAAATTATGAGGATATTTTTTTGAACCGTCTATCAAGCACACCACTGATCACGTATAGTATGTACCGAAAAGAAAAGAAACGGTCATTCAAAACCGATCGCTACCATGTGATGAATTGGAATTACAATCAGGATCAAGACTATTTTCTCTGTCCAAACGGCAAAAAAGTCACCTTTCGCTATGTATCCAAACGAACCGATCGCGCAGGATTCGAACGAACATTCAAGGTCTATGAAAGTGAAGACTGCACGGGCTGTCCCTTACGGGCCAGTTGCACAAAAGCGAAAGAAGGCAAAAACCGTAAGGTTTATTACAATGAAAAATGGGAGCTGCAAAAAGAGCATATTCGTCAACTGCTTTCGGAAGAAGAAACTGGCGCGATTTATGGCAGACGTAAAGTCGATGTCGAACCAGTTTTTGGATTTCTGAAGGCCAATTTGCATTTCACCAGAATGTCGGTGAGAGGCAAAGACAAAGTGAAAAAAGAAATGGGTTTTGCACTCATGGCAGTGAACTTGAGAAAGTACACTGCGTTATACTGTTTTTTATATTTGTATCAACAGACAAAACGCTTCCGACTATCAATTTATGATAATCGGAAGCGTATTTTGATCATTCAAGGCTTTTTGTCCCAGCCTCTTTTATTATACTTTCAATAA
- a CDS encoding flagellar assembly protein A — protein sequence MAGDIVMKSIEFEGKSYEDAVEKASVILGIPADHLSIDVIQVRKKIIGFNRKKYRISVSPKPVLDNQVLHHLDKWIDSSVHTGSRDEKSDFFLTGKAWIKSGELIFSANEALQPGITIPEELTMYINNQRAQGSVTLYEGDQIRFTMPYVKQDSEWSVRMDESTQEVFLKIMPGKYLVPFLEDHQPDSDLQLTLGYFEQPDNEVAENMIFDKLHEMNIIFGIDDSAIERACDTHKEGEFLIAKGRPHVDGEDALLDVHVALNHERLLSSEDNEGKIDIRDSLTIPGIRKGEEIARIIEATDGVDGISVTGDVLKASDGAPISIKSSKDIAISENQSILALVPGRPQIEISGNLYRIVIAPKYTHKGDLKPKDGHVRFVGDVEVSGDVTDGMKVSAEGTIFIHNGVYHTTIQARESVIVGKNVISSTVIAGKNSVILNTLGSRLSAFMTDYEAFVNALNQLRHVEEFQTYFLDPSKVGTLVQRVKESRFPAIEQNGKELTALISENQERLESVWMDFRQAIERHFLSFRLQKYFSLEALQEIYHQGKELLAICEAPGSKEADITINYATKSFLEASRDIRVLGKGLLHSTVIAGGHLTCDGKLIGGETDTFSTDLHTVGSPSGVRTILKADADGFIRASLVHPDVIIRVGNRQYFFTHEESMIHARINDQGELLLH from the coding sequence ATGGCAGGTGATATCGTGATGAAATCGATTGAATTTGAGGGGAAAAGCTACGAAGATGCTGTCGAAAAGGCAAGCGTTATTCTCGGGATCCCAGCAGATCATTTATCCATTGATGTGATTCAAGTGAGGAAAAAAATTATCGGGTTCAATCGTAAAAAATACCGAATCAGCGTATCCCCAAAACCCGTTCTGGATAATCAAGTTTTACATCACCTTGACAAGTGGATCGATTCTTCTGTTCATACAGGTTCACGGGATGAAAAATCAGATTTTTTCCTTACGGGAAAGGCTTGGATTAAGTCAGGTGAACTGATTTTTTCTGCAAATGAGGCATTGCAACCGGGCATTACAATTCCCGAAGAATTAACAATGTACATCAATAACCAACGTGCACAAGGTTCGGTCACATTGTATGAAGGTGATCAGATTCGCTTTACTATGCCATACGTGAAACAGGACAGCGAGTGGTCTGTCCGGATGGACGAGTCAACACAGGAAGTGTTTCTGAAGATCATGCCCGGAAAGTATCTCGTCCCTTTTCTCGAAGACCATCAACCCGACTCAGATTTACAGCTCACCTTAGGTTATTTCGAACAACCGGATAACGAGGTGGCGGAGAATATGATTTTTGATAAATTGCATGAAATGAATATCATTTTTGGCATTGATGATTCTGCTATTGAACGCGCTTGTGATACACATAAAGAAGGAGAATTTCTGATTGCAAAGGGCAGACCCCATGTAGATGGGGAGGACGCATTGCTGGATGTACATGTAGCATTGAATCATGAGCGGTTGCTCAGTAGTGAAGATAATGAAGGTAAGATTGATATCCGCGACTCCCTTACAATCCCGGGAATCCGTAAAGGAGAAGAAATCGCCAGAATCATCGAAGCTACAGATGGTGTTGACGGGATCAGCGTGACAGGGGATGTGTTGAAAGCGTCTGACGGAGCCCCTATTTCTATTAAAAGCAGTAAGGATATTGCAATTTCCGAAAATCAATCGATTCTTGCACTTGTACCAGGGCGCCCCCAAATTGAAATTTCTGGGAATCTGTACAGAATTGTTATTGCACCGAAGTATACACACAAAGGAGATCTAAAACCAAAGGACGGCCACGTTCGATTCGTAGGAGACGTCGAAGTTTCAGGAGATGTCACGGATGGCATGAAAGTTTCTGCAGAAGGAACAATCTTTATTCATAACGGTGTTTATCATACGACAATTCAAGCAAGGGAGTCAGTCATTGTCGGAAAAAATGTCATCAGCTCCACAGTCATTGCCGGAAAAAACAGTGTGATTCTGAATACACTTGGATCGCGGTTAAGTGCATTCATGACTGATTATGAAGCATTTGTAAATGCCCTGAATCAACTCCGTCATGTCGAAGAATTTCAAACTTATTTTCTCGACCCTTCTAAAGTCGGTACACTTGTTCAACGGGTGAAAGAGTCCCGTTTTCCTGCCATTGAGCAAAACGGCAAAGAGTTGACAGCACTGATCAGTGAGAACCAGGAACGCCTCGAATCCGTCTGGATGGATTTCAGGCAGGCTATTGAAAGACATTTCCTCAGTTTTCGACTGCAGAAATATTTCTCATTGGAAGCTCTCCAGGAAATTTATCATCAGGGAAAGGAGCTCCTTGCGATTTGTGAAGCTCCTGGTTCGAAGGAGGCGGATATCACTATTAATTATGCGACTAAGAGTTTCCTCGAAGCAAGTCGTGATATCCGTGTACTCGGTAAGGGGCTGTTGCACTCGACGGTCATTGCAGGCGGTCACCTGACATGCGACGGCAAATTGATCGGGGGTGAAACCGATACCTTTTCGACGGATCTTCACACCGTGGGCTCACCTTCCGGCGTCAGGACCATTCTGAAAGCCGATGCGGATGGTTTCATCCGGGCCAGTCTGGTTCATCCGGATGTCATAATACGCGTAGGTAACCGGCAATATTTTTTCACCCATGAAGAATCAATGATTCATGCAAGAATTAACGATCAAGGAGAACTTCTGCTGCATTAA
- a CDS encoding YolD-like family protein — protein MHDRGMKKWTQMMLPEHRALLKELDRKKSYAPRPDLDQQELEEMMRCAQEAYATGNPVMISYWTTGHVENITGTIQKFDQQRGQFRLDDGAWYKWKSVVSLALT, from the coding sequence ATGCATGACCGTGGAATGAAAAAATGGACACAGATGATGTTGCCGGAACACCGGGCACTGCTGAAGGAATTAGATCGTAAAAAAAGCTATGCCCCAAGACCGGATTTGGATCAACAGGAGCTCGAAGAAATGATGAGATGTGCTCAGGAAGCTTATGCAACGGGGAATCCTGTGATGATCAGCTACTGGACAACGGGACACGTTGAAAACATCACTGGCACCATTCAGAAGTTTGATCAGCAAAGGGGGCAGTTCAGATTGGATGACGGAGCGTGGTACAAATGGAAAAGCGTTGTATCGTTGGCTCTAACATAA
- the trpB gene encoding tryptophan synthase subunit beta gives MNRSETREKGYFGEFGGSFVPQSLQEVLDLLEESFLKYKDDDDFNLAYKACLKDFVGRENPLSYAKHLSEDFGGPKIYLKREDLNHTGAHKINNVIGQILLAERMGAHRIIAETGAGQHGVATATACAMFGMDCSIYMGEVDMKRQSLNVFRMELLGAKVIPVTSGQGRLKDAVDAALGDLVENYESTFYLLGSAVGPHPFPSMVKHFQAVSSEESKRQILDKEGQLPAAVFAVTGGGSNAIGAFAHYIDEPSVRLIGVEPEEAATMTEGTPAVIHGFKCLLLQDSEGNPLPTHSIAAGLDYPGIGPEHSQLKTSGRAEYYTVSKKEVLEAFQLLSRKEGIIPALESAHAVALAKNLAHEFTSDQAVIINISGRGDKDVEQVFDMLR, from the coding sequence ATGAACCGGTCAGAAACAAGAGAAAAGGGTTATTTTGGTGAGTTTGGTGGAAGTTTTGTACCGCAATCCCTTCAAGAGGTCTTGGACCTGCTTGAAGAATCGTTCTTGAAATACAAAGACGATGACGATTTTAATCTGGCGTATAAAGCGTGTTTAAAAGATTTTGTCGGCCGTGAAAACCCGCTCTCATATGCCAAACATCTGAGTGAGGATTTTGGCGGACCAAAGATCTATCTGAAGCGTGAAGATTTAAATCATACAGGTGCCCATAAGATCAATAATGTAATCGGACAGATTCTCTTAGCTGAAAGGATGGGCGCGCACCGGATTATTGCAGAAACCGGGGCCGGACAGCATGGCGTTGCCACAGCTACGGCTTGTGCCATGTTTGGCATGGACTGTTCGATCTATATGGGTGAAGTGGACATGAAGCGGCAGTCTTTAAACGTTTTTCGAATGGAGCTTTTGGGTGCAAAAGTAATCCCGGTTACTTCCGGACAAGGGCGCTTAAAGGATGCGGTGGATGCGGCACTTGGCGATCTTGTCGAAAACTATGAGTCGACCTTTTATCTTTTGGGTTCAGCTGTGGGCCCTCATCCGTTCCCTTCGATGGTGAAACATTTTCAGGCGGTGAGCAGTGAGGAATCCAAACGACAGATCCTCGACAAAGAGGGGCAGCTTCCTGCAGCCGTCTTTGCAGTTACTGGGGGAGGCAGCAATGCGATCGGTGCTTTTGCCCATTATATCGATGAACCTTCTGTACGTTTGATCGGAGTGGAACCCGAAGAGGCTGCGACAATGACTGAGGGCACACCAGCGGTGATTCATGGCTTTAAGTGCCTGTTGCTTCAAGACTCAGAGGGGAATCCATTGCCGACCCATTCGATTGCCGCAGGACTTGATTATCCCGGAATTGGACCGGAGCACAGCCAATTGAAGACCTCTGGACGAGCGGAGTATTATACAGTGAGTAAAAAAGAAGTGCTCGAAGCGTTTCAATTGCTTTCGAGAAAAGAAGGCATTATTCCTGCACTCGAGAGCGCTCATGCCGTTGCTTTGGCCAAGAATCTCGCCCATGAATTCACATCGGATCAAGCCGTGATTATAAATATTTCCGGCCGTGGTGACAAAGATGTTGAACAGGTTTTTGATATGCTGCGTTAA
- a CDS encoding GGDEF domain-containing response regulator has protein sequence MTQQPGFKPLQQTELIEQYETIVITAQDFQEIETIKQILEEHDYTVFAAPNHFRSMELMYEAKPHVMIVDSEFIDGKKGERFLTHLTEYLKAHHGFLMVISNNISETDKMMGYLNGIHDFIEKPISAKLIHALVQNRLGYKRRIDEAVLVDDLTRTFNRKYMNAKLNEMIAWYQRTEDPGTIALIDIDHFKKVNDTHGHTTGDVVLNEFASILNNKTRESDIVCRYGGEEFVILFPNTLPEDGKAVVERIRKEVETQTFESDDGEQFSITFSTGLNFISERNLDETKLIGETDEALYDAKSNGRNRISQYDTSMKITEQTQTTIHLIVIEDTDMIRTMLKDYFKKHEVQLPWNISVTTYSDGEGFLASKWYESGEKYVLLLDAIMPGKDGFETLKTIRKEYPSENIVVAMLTGLTDGNYVIEALKLGADDYLFKPLDMPIVFKRTERLIKRLLKV, from the coding sequence ATGACTCAACAGCCAGGATTTAAACCCTTACAGCAAACAGAACTGATCGAACAATACGAAACGATAGTCATTACAGCGCAGGATTTCCAGGAGATTGAAACCATCAAACAAATCCTTGAAGAACACGATTATACAGTCTTTGCAGCCCCGAATCATTTTCGAAGTATGGAGCTGATGTACGAAGCAAAACCTCATGTCATGATCGTCGACAGTGAGTTTATTGACGGAAAGAAAGGCGAACGGTTTTTAACTCACCTGACAGAATACCTGAAAGCCCATCATGGATTTTTGATGGTCATATCAAACAATATATCGGAAACAGACAAAATGATGGGCTATTTGAATGGCATACATGATTTCATCGAAAAACCCATTTCAGCAAAACTGATCCATGCGCTGGTCCAAAACCGTTTGGGATATAAACGAAGAATCGACGAGGCGGTTCTGGTGGATGATTTAACGCGGACATTCAATCGGAAGTATATGAACGCCAAACTGAATGAAATGATAGCATGGTATCAGCGGACAGAAGATCCGGGAACGATTGCTTTGATCGATATTGATCACTTTAAGAAGGTGAATGATACCCACGGACACACCACAGGGGATGTTGTGTTGAATGAATTTGCAAGTATTTTGAATAACAAAACCAGGGAATCAGACATTGTCTGCCGGTACGGCGGAGAAGAGTTTGTGATCCTGTTCCCAAATACGCTTCCTGAAGATGGAAAGGCAGTGGTGGAACGGATTAGAAAGGAAGTTGAAACCCAGACCTTCGAATCTGATGATGGGGAACAGTTTTCCATTACGTTTTCCACTGGATTAAATTTCATATCCGAGCGTAATCTTGATGAGACGAAACTCATTGGAGAGACTGATGAAGCGCTCTATGATGCAAAGTCCAATGGCCGGAACAGAATAAGTCAATACGATACGTCGATGAAAATCACCGAGCAAACGCAAACTACCATTCATCTGATTGTCATTGAAGACACGGATATGATCAGAACAATGCTAAAAGATTATTTCAAGAAGCACGAGGTACAATTACCTTGGAATATCAGCGTGACAACGTATTCTGACGGAGAGGGATTCCTCGCATCCAAATGGTATGAAAGCGGCGAGAAATACGTTCTATTACTGGACGCAATTATGCCTGGAAAAGATGGATTTGAAACACTGAAAACCATACGAAAAGAGTACCCCTCCGAAAATATCGTTGTAGCCATGCTCACTGGCTTAACAGATGGTAATTATGTGATCGAAGCGTTGAAACTCGGCGCCGATGATTACCTGTTCAAACCACTGGATATGCCTATTGTATTCAAACGGACAGAGCGTTTGATCAAGCGCTTATTGAAAGTATAA